CGCAACCGGCCGGCGCCGTGTTCTATCTCGTGTAGAATTCAGGTGCGGGTTGACGCCGCGACTTCTGACCAGCACCCGCACCCACGACGATTGGGATCCCATGACCTCCAACGCCGATCCCGGACCCCTGTCCGGCAACGGACCCGTTGGTGTCTCCGGTCCCACAAAGTCCCTGTGGCTGCGCTTACTGGGGATATGTTCGGCCGTCAGCGGCGGCGCGCTGCTGCTGGTAGCCCTGGTGGCTCTGCTCATTTCCGGTATGGCCGCTGCTCTCTCCTGGATCTTCGGCGGCGCCCTTGTTGTGGCCTTCTTCGCCATCAGCCTGATGATCGGCCACTTCGCCGGACGTAACAACCCGTCGGGCGCCATCGGTCTCTTCGCCGCAACCTACTTCATCAAGGTGGTCGGATTTGCCGTGGTGCTTTTCGCCATCGGTACCCCTGACTGGCTTTCCCGGGGCTGGTTCCTGGCAGGCGCCGTCGTGACTGTGGTCCTCTGGCAGGCAGCCGAGATCTACGGTTTCAGCACCGCGCGGCTGCAGATCTACAACGACCCCGACACCCCGGAAGGCGGCACCGATGTTTAGCCGCAAAGAGCGCCACACGGACAAGCCCGTTACCCCTAAAAGAACCGCCGGTGCCCCCGGTGTTTCGGACAACGGACGCGACGGCGGATACAACGCCGGGATCGCCGTCTTCAGCTACATTGTTGGCGGAATCATGGTCTGGAGTTTGATAGGGTGGGGTCTGGATAATCTGTGGGGAACCCGCTGGATTGTGCTCGCAGGCGCCCTGCTTGGAGCCGCGGGAGGGTTCTATCTTTCTCATATGCACGGCCTCACCAGTTCGCGTAATTCGGCTGGCGGGGACACTGCTGCACGTGGCTCGTCCAAGGACGAGGATCAGTAATGCCAAATAATTTCACACGGGGAGTTTCTGACAGCAACGTCGACTTTCCCCGACCAACGCCCAATGATGGACACTGCAGAGAGGAAACGCGTTGATCGCGCTTGCGCTCCCGGCCCAAGATTCAGGACCTTTTACGCCTCCTGGAATTGAAGAAATGCACCTGCCGGCAATCCTGCCGTGGGGGGCGGCCGAAGGATTCTCCAAGCAGATGCTGCTGGTTATCCTTTCGGTCGTTATTATCGCCACATTCTTTCTGATGGCTGCCCGCAAGGGTCAGCTCGTCCCCGGCAGGCTGCAGTTTGCAGGTGAAGCCGCATACGGCTTCGTCCGCAACGGCATCGCCAAGGACATCATCGGCGGCAAAGACTTCATGAAGTACGTCCCGCTGCTGTTTAGCTTGTTCTTCTTCATCCTGGTGAACAACATCTACGGCGCCATTCCGGTGATCCAGCTCCCCACCTTCTCGCATGTCGGCGGCGCCTACGTGATGGCCGCGATCGTGTACGTCACCTGGATCGTCATCGGCGTCAAGAAGAACGGCCTGAAGTACTTCAAGCTGGCCACCGTGCCCACCGGAGTCCCGGGCTACATTCTTCCGATTGTGATTCCGATCGAGATCATTTCCAACTTCCTGGTCCGCCCGGTCACGCACAGCCTCCGTCTGTTCGCGACCATGCTGGCCGGCCACCTGATCGTGATGATCGCCGGTTCCGGCATTGAGTACCTGGTCACGCAGGAGAACCTCCTGCTCAAGGGCACCTCGATCCTTGTCCTTGGCGGCGCCATTGCCATGTACATGCTGGAAGCGCTGATCATGGTCCTGCAGGCCTATGTGTTTACCCTGCTGACCGCCATCTACATCGAAGGCGCACTGCACGCGGACAGCCACTAGGCACCCACAAACTTCCCCTCGTGGGATGAAGCAACCCAAACAACCTGCCGCACAGACGGCATCTTGAAAGGAAGAAATATGAACGGCAATCTCAACCTCGTAGGTTACGGTCTGTCTGCAATCGGCGGTGGTATCGGTGTTGGTCTCGTCTTCGCCGCTTACATCAACGGCGTCGCACGCCAGCCGGAAGCACAGCGTGTGCTCCAGCCGATCGCATTCCTCGGCCTCGCGCTGACTGAAGCTCTCGCCATCCTCGGCCTGGTCTTCGCGTTCGTTCTCTAGTCGTTCTTAGAACTCAGCGAACATCCAGAACCGAGTAGAAAAGGACGGGTGAATTATGAATCAGCTGATCATCTCAGCCGCCGTTGAAGGCCAGTCGCCTTTGGTTCCCAATCCCTGGGAAATGGGCGTCGTCTTCGCCGGCTTTGCTGTCCTCATGTACATCGTGGTCAAGTACGTTGTCCCGATGTTCGAGAAGACCTTCGCAGAGCGTGCCGAGGCCATTGAGGGCGGCATTGCCAAAGCCGAAAAGGCCCAGGCAGAGGCTTCCGCTGCACTCGAAGAATACAAGCAGCAGCTCACTGATGCCCGTGCCGAGGCCAACCGCATCCGCGAGGAAGCACGTGCCGAAGGCGCCCAGATCCTTGCGGACCTGAAGGAGAAGGCAGCTGCAGAGTCTGCCCGCATCACGGCGCAGGCTCACGCGGCCATCCAGTCCGAGCGCCAGGCGGCCGTTGTGTCGCTCCGCGCGGAGGTTGGCACGCTGGCCACTACGCTGGCAGGCCGCATCGTTGGCGAGTCCCTCGAGGACGACGCGCGCTCGGCCCGTGTGGTTGACCGCTTCCTGGCAGATCTGGAGAACCAGAACGCAGGTGCAGCTAAGTAATGGCAGGTGTATCGAGCGAATCGCTCACCGCGGCCTTGGTGGCGCTGGAAGCCAAGCTTCCTTTCGCCTCGCTGCAGTTGGCTAAGGAACTCTTCGGAATCCTGGGAACGGTGGACAGCTCGGCTGGCTTGCGCCGCGCCCTGACTGACCCGTCCCGCAGCGGTGACGAGAAGTCGGCGCTTATCAAGCAGCTCTTCGGCGGGAAAGTCTCCGCGGACGCTGTGGAAATCGCGAGCGGACTGGCCAGCTCGCGCTGGGCGTCCGCCCGGGATATCGGCGATGCACTCGAGACTCTTGCCGCTTCGGTGGTAATTGCCGTTGCTGAGAACAAGTCTGCCGTCTCTGCCTCAGGTATCAGCGGGCTGGAAGCGCTGGAGAACGATCTGTTCTCCTTCAACCAGGCTGTCGATTCCAACCACGAGGTACAGCGTGCTGTGTCCGAGCCGCAGGCGAGCCAGGCCGCAAAGGTTGTCCTCGCCGAAAAGCTGGTACCCAGTGCCAGCGAGGAAGCGAAGGTCCTTATCGGACAGGCAGTTTCGCAGCCCCGCGGCCTCAAGGTGACCAAGCTCGTCCGTC
This DNA window, taken from Pseudarthrobacter sp. ATCC 49987, encodes the following:
- the atpB gene encoding F0F1 ATP synthase subunit A; this translates as MIALALPAQDSGPFTPPGIEEMHLPAILPWGAAEGFSKQMLLVILSVVIIATFFLMAARKGQLVPGRLQFAGEAAYGFVRNGIAKDIIGGKDFMKYVPLLFSLFFFILVNNIYGAIPVIQLPTFSHVGGAYVMAAIVYVTWIVIGVKKNGLKYFKLATVPTGVPGYILPIVIPIEIISNFLVRPVTHSLRLFATMLAGHLIVMIAGSGIEYLVTQENLLLKGTSILVLGGAIAMYMLEALIMVLQAYVFTLLTAIYIEGALHADSH
- the atpE gene encoding ATP synthase F0 subunit C, which codes for MNGNLNLVGYGLSAIGGGIGVGLVFAAYINGVARQPEAQRVLQPIAFLGLALTEALAILGLVFAFVL
- a CDS encoding F0F1 ATP synthase subunit B, with protein sequence MNQLIISAAVEGQSPLVPNPWEMGVVFAGFAVLMYIVVKYVVPMFEKTFAERAEAIEGGIAKAEKAQAEASAALEEYKQQLTDARAEANRIREEARAEGAQILADLKEKAAAESARITAQAHAAIQSERQAAVVSLRAEVGTLATTLAGRIVGESLEDDARSARVVDRFLADLENQNAGAAK
- a CDS encoding F0F1 ATP synthase subunit delta, whose product is MAGVSSESLTAALVALEAKLPFASLQLAKELFGILGTVDSSAGLRRALTDPSRSGDEKSALIKQLFGGKVSADAVEIASGLASSRWASARDIGDALETLAASVVIAVAENKSAVSASGISGLEALENDLFSFNQAVDSNHEVQRAVSEPQASQAAKVVLAEKLVPSASEEAKVLIGQAVSQPRGLKVTKLVRRFAELAAKRQQRWIATVSVTRPLTETQTSRLQTGLNALYGRELKINMNVDPELIGGVRVQVGDEVVDASVLARLGQLHRQLA